A window of Pseudomonadota bacterium contains these coding sequences:
- a CDS encoding sodium:proton antiporter, with the protein MNILELSALLLTLAAAFAYLNHRVIGLPMTIGVMLLAMCTSLLLVLAGNFGLEAQLGEARDIVRGIDFDQALMDGMLSFLLFAGALHVKLEELARYRWLVGILASLGVVFTTFVVGTGAWLLFGLLGIELPWIYGLLFGALIAPTDPVAVLAVLKSAGVSKAIETKIAGESLFNDGVAVVVFIVVSGIAVKGDEASALHIAELFVHEAVGGAVLGLALGWIVYRLLAPIDNYRVEILLTLALVAGGYTLAHALHLSGPIAMVVAGLLIGNRGRAFAMSEQTRLRLDDFWELIDEILNAVLFLIIGLEVLAITFGGRELAAGVLVIPLVLVARWLSVLGPVQLLRARQEFPPNVVRMMTWGGIRGGISVALALSLPPSAEREILVAVAYCVVVFSILVQGTTMKRLAVATREG; encoded by the coding sequence ATGAACATCCTCGAACTCAGCGCCCTGCTGCTCACGCTGGCGGCAGCTTTTGCGTACCTGAACCATCGCGTCATCGGCTTGCCCATGACCATCGGCGTGATGCTCCTCGCCATGTGCACCTCCCTGCTCCTGGTGCTCGCAGGCAACTTCGGCCTCGAGGCGCAGCTCGGCGAGGCGCGCGACATCGTGCGCGGCATCGACTTCGACCAGGCGCTCATGGACGGCATGCTGAGCTTCCTGCTGTTCGCCGGCGCCCTGCACGTGAAGCTCGAGGAGCTCGCGCGCTACCGCTGGCTGGTGGGCATCCTCGCGAGCCTCGGCGTGGTCTTCACAACCTTCGTGGTGGGCACGGGCGCTTGGTTGCTCTTCGGCCTGCTCGGCATCGAACTGCCCTGGATCTACGGCCTGCTCTTCGGCGCCCTGATCGCCCCCACCGACCCCGTCGCCGTGCTCGCGGTGCTCAAGTCCGCCGGCGTCTCCAAAGCGATCGAAACCAAGATCGCCGGCGAGAGCCTGTTCAACGACGGCGTGGCCGTGGTGGTGTTCATCGTGGTCAGCGGCATCGCGGTGAAGGGGGATGAGGCGAGCGCCTTGCACATCGCCGAGCTGTTCGTGCATGAAGCGGTGGGCGGCGCCGTGCTCGGTCTCGCCCTCGGCTGGATCGTCTACCGCCTGCTGGCCCCGATCGACAACTACCGGGTGGAGATCCTCCTCACCCTGGCCCTGGTGGCCGGTGGCTACACCCTCGCCCACGCGCTTCACCTATCAGGTCCGATCGCCATGGTGGTGGCGGGACTGCTGATCGGCAACCGCGGCCGAGCCTTCGCCATGTCCGAGCAGACACGCCTGCGCCTCGACGACTTCTGGGAGCTGATCGACGAGATCCTGAACGCCGTCCTGTTCCTGATCATCGGCCTGGAAGTGCTGGCCATCACCTTCGGGGGCCGCGAGCTCGCCGCGGGCGTGCTGGTCATCCCCCTGGTGTTGGTGGCGCGGTGGCTGAGCGTGCTCGGGCCCGTGCAGCTGCTGCGCGCGCGCCAGGAATTCCCACCCAACGTGGTGCGGATGATGACCTGGGGCGGCATCCGCGGCGGTATCTCGGTCGCCCTGGCGCTCTCCCTGCCGCCGAGTGCGGAACGGGAGATCCTGGTGGCCGTGGCCTACTGCGTGGTGGTGTTCTCGATTCTGGTGCAGGGCACGACGATGAAGCGCCTGGCCGTCGCCACGCGCGAGGGATGA
- a CDS encoding DUF6445 family protein produces MSADPPTIAVNPAAKVEIREIGDGRRCAIVDDFLQDTASLVHYSQAHASEFHIRPHTYPGPGRVIGALCMEEIQRFIRSQLSRHFPFHRSAIKLTAGLSMVTLRPEQLSNFQRICHIDPRHAEDRRTFAGLVYLFDKPELGGTAFYRWKQQAMAFEAMAMELRDPQAAHRLLQERSAYYREAPRYMTESNDVAELMEVVPAKWNRFVFYDGEYPHSGHITRPELLTQDFTTGRLSLNLFASVRPTADDTAPP; encoded by the coding sequence ATGAGTGCGGATCCGCCGACGATCGCCGTCAACCCTGCCGCCAAGGTCGAGATCCGTGAGATCGGGGATGGCCGACGCTGTGCCATCGTAGACGATTTCCTGCAGGATACCGCCTCCCTCGTGCACTACTCGCAGGCCCATGCCAGCGAGTTCCACATCCGCCCGCACACCTACCCAGGCCCGGGACGGGTGATTGGCGCCTTGTGCATGGAGGAGATTCAGCGCTTCATCCGCAGTCAGCTCTCCCGCCACTTCCCGTTCCACCGCAGCGCCATCAAGCTCACGGCAGGGTTGTCCATGGTGACCCTGCGACCGGAGCAACTGTCGAACTTCCAACGCATCTGCCACATCGACCCGCGCCACGCTGAGGACCGGCGCACCTTCGCGGGGCTGGTGTACCTCTTCGATAAGCCCGAGCTCGGCGGCACGGCGTTCTATCGCTGGAAGCAGCAGGCGATGGCGTTCGAGGCGATGGCCATGGAGCTACGCGATCCACAAGCCGCTCACCGCTTGCTGCAGGAGCGATCGGCCTACTACCGCGAGGCGCCGCGCTACATGACCGAGAGCAACGATGTGGCGGAGCTCATGGAGGTGGTGCCGGCGAAGTGGAACCGCTTCGTGTTCTACGACGGCGAGTACCCGCACTCGGGCCATATCACGCGCCCGGAGTTACTCACGCAGGATTTCACCACGGGCCGCCTGTCCCTCAACCTGTTCGCGAGCGTGAGGCCCACCGCCGACGATACGGCCCCGCCCTAG
- a CDS encoding tryptophan halogenase family protein — protein MGLKHIVILGGGTAGWMAANLFAKAWPAHEVRVSLVESPQIGTVGVGEGSTPTLKRFFEMIEVPEAQWMPRCNATYKVSIAFEGWSPTSGLARYAHPFVSQIDTLSQNAFMGNCQRRRFGLDVHTDPGDFFLNGVLAQARKGPQAAETFPFVMDYGYHFDAGKLGAFLAEVAVSRGVQHLQRRVASVERDEAGDLTALIAEDDERIEADFFIDCSGFASVLIGKTLGVRFESFADNLFNDAAVVLPTPVEDTLPVETVSVALSNGWCWRIPLTHRFGNGYVYSSRYLEAEAAERELREFLGMMDSAEEARHLKMRVGQREHHWSRNCLALGLSQGFIEPLEDTALLLTQISVELFIRHFKQGAFEASDRDAFNRLVHERFERVRDYIVAHYKLNTRDDSAYWRDNRDNMALSSSLRHLLDVWYRRGDLTQEVQRQKLESHFGTLSWHCLLSGYGAYPGLAEEQAPGKDLYRASDVERMLAGCALNFRDHRENLAVLDEAARGGG, from the coding sequence TTGGGACTTAAGCATATCGTTATCCTCGGCGGCGGCACGGCGGGCTGGATGGCCGCCAACCTGTTCGCCAAGGCCTGGCCCGCCCACGAGGTGAGGGTCAGCCTCGTCGAGTCGCCACAGATCGGTACCGTGGGTGTCGGCGAGGGCTCCACCCCCACGCTCAAGCGCTTCTTCGAGATGATCGAGGTGCCAGAGGCGCAGTGGATGCCCCGGTGCAACGCCACGTACAAGGTGAGCATCGCCTTCGAGGGCTGGAGCCCGACGTCGGGGCTCGCCCGCTACGCACACCCCTTCGTCTCGCAGATCGACACGCTCTCTCAGAACGCCTTCATGGGCAATTGCCAGCGTCGCCGCTTCGGCCTCGATGTGCACACCGATCCGGGCGATTTCTTCCTGAACGGCGTGCTCGCCCAGGCGCGCAAGGGGCCGCAGGCCGCGGAGACCTTCCCCTTCGTGATGGATTACGGCTACCACTTCGACGCGGGCAAGCTCGGCGCCTTCCTGGCGGAAGTCGCGGTGAGCCGCGGCGTGCAACACCTGCAGCGTCGCGTGGCCTCCGTGGAGCGGGACGAGGCGGGTGATCTCACGGCGTTGATCGCCGAGGACGACGAGCGCATCGAAGCGGACTTCTTCATCGACTGCTCAGGCTTCGCGTCCGTGCTGATCGGGAAGACTCTCGGCGTTCGCTTCGAGAGCTTCGCGGACAACCTCTTCAACGACGCGGCGGTGGTGCTGCCCACCCCGGTGGAGGACACCTTGCCGGTGGAGACCGTGTCCGTGGCCCTGTCCAACGGCTGGTGCTGGCGCATTCCCCTGACCCACCGTTTCGGCAACGGCTACGTCTACAGCTCGCGCTACCTGGAAGCGGAGGCGGCGGAGCGAGAGCTACGGGAATTCCTAGGGATGATGGACAGCGCCGAGGAGGCGCGCCATCTGAAGATGCGGGTGGGGCAGCGCGAGCATCACTGGTCGCGCAACTGCCTGGCCCTCGGCCTCTCCCAAGGGTTCATCGAGCCCCTCGAGGACACGGCGCTCCTGCTCACGCAGATCAGCGTGGAGCTGTTCATTCGCCACTTCAAACAGGGCGCCTTCGAGGCGAGCGATCGCGACGCCTTCAATCGCCTGGTGCACGAGCGCTTCGAACGGGTACGCGACTACATCGTGGCCCACTACAAGTTGAATACCCGTGATGACTCCGCGTACTGGCGCGATAACCGCGACAACATGGCGCTATCGAGCTCGCTGCGGCATCTCCTCGACGTGTGGTATCGCCGCGGCGATCTCACCCAGGAGGTGCAGCGGCAAAAGCTCGAGTCCCACTTCGGCACCCTGTCCTGGCATTGCCTCCTCTCTGGCTACGGCGCCTACCCAGGCCTCGCCGAGGAGCAGGCGCCGGGTAAGGATCTCTATCGGGCGTCCGATGTCGAACGCATGTTGGCGGGCTGCGCGCTCAACTTCCGCGATCACCGCGAGAACTTGGCCGTGCTCGACGAGGCGGCGCGAGGGGGCGGGTGA
- a CDS encoding tryptophan halogenase family protein, with the protein MGQLTKKVVIVGGGTAGWMSAALLARVLGKQVEIELVESDAIGIIGVGEATIPPIQHVNAVLGLDEAEFLRETKATIKLAIRFENWRVPGEQYYHTFGAPGRSQAFCHFHHFWTRAEQAGQRSNLWDYDLNYLCCEAGKFAKMKVSDPMYELPYAYHFDSSLYGQYLRRYSEGRGVTRTEGLIRTVDLHPENGHVTRLHLDNGKQVEGDFFIDCSGGRGLLIQQHLGVGFEDWGHWLPCDRALAVPSKRFDETAPYTRSIAHGAGWQWRIPLQHRNGNGLVYSSRHYSDDEAAALLMGNLDSEALEGEPRLIRFRTGRARKQWHRNVVAIGLSSGFLEPLESTSIYLIQSAIVRLVKMFPHAGVLPTMVDEYNRQSQVEFEYIRDFIILHYHVNERDDTQFWRDLRDMEVPARLRETIEVFRESGALFPDNMDIFLEPSWLQVLLGQGVMPQDFHPLAGSLTDAQLAEKMTTMARAKREPLGQMPSHDGFLDMFCAAKA; encoded by the coding sequence ATGGGACAGCTAACGAAGAAGGTAGTGATCGTGGGGGGCGGCACGGCCGGCTGGATGTCCGCCGCGTTGCTCGCTCGCGTGCTGGGCAAGCAGGTGGAGATCGAGCTCGTCGAGTCCGACGCGATCGGCATCATCGGCGTCGGCGAGGCGACGATCCCGCCGATTCAGCACGTGAACGCCGTGCTCGGCCTGGACGAAGCGGAGTTCCTGCGCGAGACCAAGGCCACCATCAAGCTCGCCATCCGCTTCGAGAATTGGCGCGTACCGGGCGAGCAGTACTACCACACCTTCGGCGCCCCCGGCCGCAGCCAGGCCTTCTGTCACTTCCACCACTTCTGGACCCGCGCCGAGCAGGCGGGCCAACGCAGCAACCTGTGGGATTACGACCTCAACTACCTCTGCTGCGAGGCGGGAAAGTTCGCCAAGATGAAGGTGAGCGATCCCATGTACGAGCTCCCCTACGCCTATCATTTCGATTCGTCGCTCTACGGCCAATACCTGCGCCGCTACAGCGAGGGGCGTGGCGTCACCCGTACGGAGGGGTTGATCCGCACCGTCGACCTTCACCCCGAGAACGGTCATGTCACCCGCCTGCACCTGGACAACGGCAAGCAGGTGGAGGGCGATTTCTTCATCGACTGCTCCGGCGGCCGCGGGCTATTGATCCAGCAACACCTGGGCGTTGGCTTCGAAGACTGGGGGCACTGGTTGCCCTGCGACCGCGCCCTCGCCGTGCCGTCGAAGCGCTTCGATGAGACCGCCCCGTACACCCGCTCCATCGCCCACGGCGCCGGCTGGCAATGGCGCATTCCGCTCCAACACCGCAACGGCAATGGCCTCGTCTACAGCAGCCGCCACTACAGCGATGACGAGGCGGCGGCGCTGCTCATGGGCAACCTCGACAGCGAGGCGCTCGAGGGCGAACCACGTTTGATCCGTTTCCGCACCGGGCGGGCGCGCAAGCAATGGCACCGCAATGTCGTGGCCATCGGTCTCTCGAGCGGATTCCTGGAGCCGCTCGAGTCCACCAGCATCTACCTGATCCAGTCCGCCATCGTGCGCCTGGTGAAGATGTTCCCCCACGCCGGCGTGCTGCCGACGATGGTCGACGAGTACAACCGCCAGTCGCAGGTGGAGTTCGAGTACATCCGCGATTTCATCATCCTCCACTACCACGTGAACGAGCGAGACGACACGCAGTTCTGGCGCGACCTGCGAGACATGGAGGTGCCGGCTCGCCTGCGCGAGACGATCGAGGTGTTCCGCGAGAGCGGTGCCCTGTTCCCCGACAACATGGATATCTTCCTGGAGCCCTCGTGGCTGCAGGTGCTGTTGGGTCAGGGCGTGATGCCGCAGGACTTCCATCCCTTGGCGGGCTCGCTCACGGACGCCCAACTCGCCGAGAAGATGACCACCATGGCGCGGGCGAAGCGCGAGCCCTTGGGGCAGATGCCGAGTCACGACGGCTTCCTCGACATGTTCTGCGCCGCGAAGGCCTAG
- a CDS encoding TonB-dependent receptor, whose translation MEGQGATLSLSLAVAAALYGGALMAPVAMAQDESANSAQDDPMMEEVLVTGTRGRLMRAQSLKQDSTTIVEALTVDDIGQLPDTSIAESLARLTGLAGERRNGRTSGISVRGFREDFVGTTLNGRELLGIGDNRGVEFDLYPSEILSGALIYKSMESSLYVQGIGGVVDLRTTKPLESASYLTTNLSYEQNGQSSANPDFDDNGYRLALGFSDRFADDTVGLAFAVTHTESPSQEEHFRGWGYPTVDPANAADGVTLTGDETVVGGHDSFARSASLERTAATAVLQFEPSEKVTATLDALYIDFQEDEVFRGVEEGGAVWGTGDYTVTSAENGFVTGGVIDGGFLSVIRNDAERTRGELTTFGANLEFRPTENWVLGVDASYGETQKRITNIESYSGVGRAGLDTQGDPTVRSFQSGPDGTVYSGENQDLTDFDMIRLAGPQSWGGALAPVDAFAPNDAFPNIGPSQAQDGFVNEPIFDEDLTAIAFNGQRYFEGAFLDRLGFGFRYSDRSKSKDNDGFFLTAPTFPEDALIPEEVRAGATDLSFIGIPGVVAYDALALFDSGFYTATDASALETGRLGDTYTVNEELLQFYTQLDFRHDFAAFGVSGNAGVQVVNTDQQATGFSTQTGPDLFVQATPVEGGDDYTDILPSFNLNFDFNNGHKVRLAASKTLSRPRMDDMRPNTTVSFNFNAANVAATDPAAGPWGGNAGNPALRPLEANNVDLAYEWYFADDGFLSVGFFYKDLVNWHREGAFIADFSSFFIPGYHQATADNGDIITPGTFDGVVTFREDGLEGDVRGYEFQANVPFHLFHEALDGFGVSLGVAIMSGGLEDGGRVPGLSDENYQLTAFYERAGFEIRVSGRRRTDFLTEARGLSLALTPLTDQGAELWDAQIAYDFGAGGFDRLSGLRVALQGQNLTNEVTTLTNEDSREVLQFQTFGATYLLRVNYQFR comes from the coding sequence ATGGAAGGTCAGGGAGCAACGCTGTCCTTGTCGTTGGCCGTCGCCGCAGCGCTGTACGGAGGCGCCTTGATGGCGCCGGTGGCCATGGCCCAGGACGAGAGCGCCAACAGCGCACAAGATGATCCGATGATGGAAGAGGTGCTGGTCACCGGCACCCGGGGACGCCTCATGCGCGCCCAGTCCTTGAAGCAGGACAGCACCACCATCGTCGAGGCCCTCACGGTCGATGACATCGGCCAGTTACCCGATACCAGTATCGCGGAATCATTAGCGCGCCTTACGGGTTTGGCAGGTGAACGGCGCAACGGCCGCACCTCCGGTATCTCCGTGCGCGGCTTCCGCGAAGACTTCGTGGGCACCACGCTCAATGGCCGCGAACTGCTGGGAATCGGCGACAACCGCGGGGTGGAGTTCGATCTCTACCCCTCCGAGATTCTAAGCGGTGCGTTGATCTACAAGTCCATGGAGTCGAGCCTGTACGTGCAGGGCATCGGCGGCGTGGTGGACCTGCGTACGACCAAGCCGCTCGAGTCGGCGTCGTACCTCACGACCAACCTCTCCTACGAGCAGAACGGTCAGTCCTCGGCCAACCCGGACTTCGACGACAACGGCTATCGCCTGGCCCTCGGCTTCTCCGATCGCTTCGCCGACGACACCGTTGGCCTGGCCTTCGCCGTCACCCACACGGAGTCGCCGAGTCAGGAAGAGCACTTCCGCGGTTGGGGCTACCCCACCGTCGACCCGGCCAACGCTGCCGACGGCGTCACCCTCACGGGCGATGAGACCGTGGTGGGTGGACACGACTCCTTCGCGCGCTCGGCGAGCCTCGAGCGGACCGCCGCCACAGCCGTCCTCCAGTTCGAGCCTTCGGAGAAAGTCACTGCAACTCTCGACGCTCTTTACATTGATTTTCAGGAGGACGAAGTCTTCCGCGGCGTGGAGGAAGGCGGCGCTGTCTGGGGCACCGGCGACTACACGGTGACTAGCGCCGAGAATGGCTTCGTCACCGGCGGCGTGATCGACGGTGGCTTCCTGTCCGTGATCCGCAACGACGCGGAACGCACCCGCGGTGAGCTGACCACCTTCGGGGCCAACCTCGAGTTCCGCCCGACGGAGAACTGGGTGCTCGGTGTCGATGCGTCTTACGGGGAGACCCAAAAGCGCATCACCAACATCGAGAGCTACTCCGGCGTGGGCCGCGCGGGCCTGGATACGCAGGGCGATCCCACGGTGCGCAGCTTCCAGTCCGGCCCCGACGGCACGGTGTACAGCGGCGAAAACCAGGACCTCACGGACTTCGACATGATCCGCCTGGCCGGGCCCCAGTCCTGGGGTGGTGCTCTAGCCCCGGTCGATGCCTTCGCGCCCAACGACGCGTTCCCCAACATCGGCCCCTCCCAGGCCCAGGACGGCTTCGTCAACGAGCCGATCTTCGATGAGGACCTGACGGCGATCGCCTTCAACGGCCAGCGCTACTTCGAAGGCGCCTTCCTCGATCGCCTCGGCTTCGGCTTCCGCTACTCCGATCGCAGCAAGTCGAAGGACAACGACGGCTTCTTCCTGACCGCCCCCACCTTCCCCGAGGACGCCCTGATCCCCGAGGAGGTGCGCGCGGGCGCGACGGACCTGAGCTTCATCGGCATCCCCGGTGTGGTGGCCTACGATGCCCTGGCCCTGTTCGATAGCGGCTTCTACACCGCGACCGACGCTTCTGCGTTGGAAACGGGTCGCCTCGGCGACACCTACACGGTGAATGAGGAACTGCTGCAGTTCTACACCCAGCTCGACTTCCGCCATGACTTCGCCGCCTTCGGCGTCAGCGGTAACGCCGGCGTGCAGGTGGTGAATACGGATCAGCAGGCGACGGGCTTCTCCACCCAGACCGGCCCGGACCTGTTCGTGCAGGCAACGCCCGTCGAGGGCGGCGACGACTACACGGACATCCTGCCGAGCTTCAACCTGAACTTCGACTTCAACAACGGCCACAAGGTGCGCCTGGCGGCGTCGAAGACCTTGAGTCGTCCGCGCATGGACGACATGCGACCCAACACGACGGTTTCGTTCAACTTCAACGCAGCCAACGTCGCCGCGACCGATCCGGCCGCCGGCCCTTGGGGCGGTAACGCGGGTAACCCAGCGCTACGACCGCTCGAGGCCAACAACGTCGACCTGGCCTACGAGTGGTACTTCGCGGACGACGGCTTCCTCTCGGTCGGGTTCTTCTACAAGGACCTGGTCAACTGGCACCGTGAAGGCGCCTTCATCGCGGACTTCAGTTCGTTCTTCATCCCCGGCTACCACCAGGCGACGGCTGACAACGGTGACATCATCACCCCGGGCACCTTCGACGGCGTGGTCACCTTCCGCGAGGATGGTCTCGAGGGTGACGTGCGCGGCTATGAGTTCCAGGCCAACGTGCCCTTCCACCTCTTCCATGAGGCCCTGGATGGCTTCGGCGTCTCGCTCGGCGTCGCCATCATGAGCGGCGGCTTGGAAGACGGCGGGCGAGTGCCCGGCCTCTCCGATGAGAACTACCAGCTGACGGCCTTCTACGAGAGGGCGGGCTTCGAGATCCGCGTCTCGGGTCGTCGGCGTACGGACTTCCTCACGGAGGCTCGTGGCTTGAGCCTGGCCCTGACCCCCCTAACGGACCAGGGCGCCGAGTTGTGGGACGCGCAAATCGCGTACGACTTCGGGGCTGGCGGCTTCGATCGTCTCTCCGGTCTGCGTGTGGCCTTGCAGGGGCAGAACCTCACCAACGAGGTGACCACCCTCACCAACGAGGATTCCCGCGAGGTGCTGCAATTCCAGACCTTCGGTGCCACCTACCTGCTGCGCGTGAATTACCAGTTCCGGTAG
- a CDS encoding LacI family DNA-binding transcriptional regulator — MSSRVHKTTSLDIAHAAGVSQATVSRALRGSPLVRPETRERILQVAQELNYSVDRNAAGLRTGRSGTLALLLFEDPTSDDSQINPFFLSMLGSITRAAAACSYDVLVSFQQLNHFTPAYEASNRADGIILLGYGDYLNYGEKLKALVDADAHFIIWGPPVEGRPGHSLSCDNYDGAMQAVRHLVALGRRSIAFIGGASPGSPEFRDRYRGYRAVLEEAGMSPDPRLFEEAISQERDGYHAAQRLLASGAHFDAIFAASDLIAIGAMSALHDARIDVPQEVSVIGFDDLPAAAYVYPGLTTVRQDTAQAGERLVHNLLKLIEGEPTHSAQLPMELIVRKSCGALKRR, encoded by the coding sequence TTGAGCAGCAGGGTGCACAAGACGACATCGCTGGATATCGCCCACGCCGCGGGCGTCTCCCAGGCCACGGTCTCGCGCGCCCTGCGCGGGAGCCCGCTGGTACGGCCGGAGACCCGGGAGCGCATCCTTCAAGTCGCCCAGGAGCTCAACTACAGCGTCGATCGCAACGCCGCGGGCCTTCGCACCGGGCGCAGCGGCACCCTCGCTCTGCTGCTGTTCGAAGACCCGACCAGCGATGACTCGCAGATCAACCCCTTCTTCCTATCTATGCTCGGCAGCATCACCCGGGCCGCGGCCGCCTGCAGCTACGACGTGCTGGTGTCCTTCCAACAGCTCAATCACTTCACGCCGGCCTACGAGGCGAGCAATCGCGCCGACGGCATCATCCTGCTCGGCTACGGCGACTACCTGAACTACGGCGAGAAGCTGAAGGCGTTGGTAGACGCCGACGCCCACTTCATCATCTGGGGGCCACCGGTGGAGGGTCGCCCTGGCCATTCGCTGAGCTGCGACAACTACGACGGCGCCATGCAGGCCGTGCGCCACCTGGTCGCCCTCGGACGGCGCAGCATCGCCTTCATCGGTGGCGCCTCCCCCGGCAGTCCCGAGTTCCGCGATCGCTACCGAGGCTACCGCGCCGTGTTGGAAGAAGCCGGCATGAGCCCGGACCCTCGCCTGTTCGAGGAGGCGATCAGCCAGGAGCGCGACGGCTACCACGCGGCGCAACGCCTGCTCGCGAGCGGCGCCCACTTCGATGCGATCTTCGCCGCCAGTGATCTGATCGCCATCGGCGCCATGAGCGCCCTGCACGACGCGCGGATAGACGTCCCCCAAGAGGTCAGCGTGATCGGCTTCGACGATCTGCCCGCCGCCGCCTACGTGTACCCCGGCCTCACCACCGTGCGCCAGGACACGGCCCAGGCGGGTGAGCGCCTCGTGCACAACCTGCTGAAGCTGATCGAGGGCGAACCTACGCACAGCGCCCAGCTGCCCATGGAGCTGATCGTGCGCAAGTCCTGCGGTGCCTTGAAGCGTCGCTGA
- a CDS encoding transglycosylase SLT domain-containing protein, whose protein sequence is MTRTLAALMATASLSACATLTSPPTAQTSAPPEPDPVPPPALSAALAEDDAHIVDEPAPAPVAVAAEPPPPATLMDEIRDGFQLAHATDEKRVQQHLAWLERHPTYLERLRPRVERYLAEICADVRERRLPTELCLLPIIESALDPLAFSPGGAAGLWQFIPATGKRYGLKIDWWVDERRDPIAATDAALDYLQALHERFGDWTLAVAAYNCGEGRVARAVRRAGPDADFFDLKLPRETAAYVPRLLAFAAIAADPNGYEVALPFEGIPADTSATASVETGGQIDVARAADAVGLTVDELYALNPALNQWATHPDGPHRLIVPADRADAAQAALSAIPDDQRVAWSRHRIRPNQTLGGIALAYDTDVATLKRINQLSSSRIRAGDHLLIPTSSLAADAYPTPARTRRRVAAPCTWCRPVSPCGPSPVTTTSPPARSCA, encoded by the coding sequence TTGACGAGAACTCTGGCCGCCCTGATGGCGACGGCAAGCTTGAGCGCCTGCGCAACGCTCACCTCACCGCCCACCGCCCAGACCAGCGCGCCGCCAGAGCCCGATCCTGTTCCCCCGCCTGCGCTGAGCGCTGCCCTCGCCGAGGACGACGCGCACATCGTCGACGAACCCGCTCCTGCGCCGGTGGCCGTCGCCGCTGAGCCGCCGCCGCCCGCCACCTTGATGGATGAGATCCGCGACGGATTTCAGCTGGCTCATGCCACGGACGAGAAACGCGTCCAGCAACACCTGGCCTGGCTGGAGCGCCACCCCACGTACCTGGAGCGCCTGCGCCCACGGGTCGAGCGCTACCTGGCGGAGATCTGCGCCGACGTCCGCGAACGCCGGCTGCCCACCGAACTGTGCCTGCTGCCGATCATCGAAAGCGCCCTCGATCCCCTCGCCTTCTCCCCGGGGGGCGCGGCGGGCCTGTGGCAGTTCATTCCCGCTACCGGCAAGCGCTACGGCCTGAAGATCGACTGGTGGGTGGACGAACGGCGCGATCCGATCGCCGCCACCGACGCCGCCCTCGATTACCTGCAAGCGCTGCATGAGCGCTTCGGCGATTGGACCTTGGCGGTGGCGGCCTACAACTGCGGTGAAGGCCGCGTCGCCCGCGCTGTTCGCCGCGCCGGCCCGGACGCCGACTTCTTCGACCTCAAGCTGCCCCGCGAGACCGCCGCCTACGTACCGCGCCTGCTAGCCTTCGCCGCCATCGCCGCTGATCCGAACGGCTACGAGGTGGCCTTGCCCTTCGAAGGCATCCCAGCCGACACCAGCGCCACGGCCAGCGTGGAGACCGGAGGGCAGATCGACGTGGCCCGGGCGGCTGACGCGGTGGGCCTTACCGTGGATGAGCTCTACGCCCTGAACCCGGCCCTCAATCAGTGGGCGACCCACCCGGACGGCCCGCACCGCCTGATCGTCCCCGCCGATCGCGCCGATGCCGCCCAGGCAGCACTCAGCGCGATCCCGGACGACCAACGCGTTGCCTGGAGCCGCCATCGGATCCGCCCAAACCAGACCTTAGGCGGTATCGCCCTGGCGTACGACACGGACGTCGCCACCCTCAAGCGCATCAACCAACTCTCGAGCTCACGCATTCGCGCGGGCGATCACCTGCTGATCCCGACCTCGAGCTTAGCCGCGGACGCCTACCCGACCCCAGCGCGCACGCGGCGGCGAGTGGCGGCGCCGTGCACGTGGTGCAGGCCGGTGAGTCCCTGTGGACCATCGCCCGTGACTACGACGTCTCCACCCGCACGCTCATGCGCGTGA
- a CDS encoding LysM peptidoglycan-binding domain-containing protein: MHVVQAGESLWTIARDYDVSTRTLMRVNHVGPKDYLQIGQKIIVPQGSTDASGARSRGATVRTVTYRVRSGDSLGAIAAKFNVSVNKIAGWNGIPRDALIHPGQALVLHVDVTASRT, from the coding sequence GTGCACGTGGTGCAGGCCGGTGAGTCCCTGTGGACCATCGCCCGTGACTACGACGTCTCCACCCGCACGCTCATGCGCGTGAACCACGTGGGACCGAAGGACTACCTGCAGATCGGCCAGAAGATCATCGTGCCCCAAGGGAGCACCGATGCTTCAGGCGCCCGCAGCCGAGGCGCCACTGTGCGTACCGTGACCTACCGGGTCCGTTCGGGGGATTCCCTGGGAGCGATCGCGGCGAAGTTCAACGTGTCGGTGAACAAGATCGCCGGGTGGAACGGCATCCCGCGTGATGCGCTGATTCACCCGGGCCAGGCCTTGGTGCTGCACGTAGACGTGACCGCCTCACGCACCTGA